A part of Palaemon carinicauda isolate YSFRI2023 chromosome 8, ASM3689809v2, whole genome shotgun sequence genomic DNA contains:
- the LOC137645252 gene encoding zinc finger BED domain-containing protein 5-like, translating to MGLWLKTGSLTKKKTEFQNNNQDSTGLKEERNYTNSATQLKLLEAGADAMDEGNTADKNQSSTDASVTTVGHKQTHQETAKKKRKYCSDYLKLGFFWQDNSEDPIPQCVLCYETLANEAMKPSKLRRHFQSTHKEYVGKPIDFFQRKCNELDIHRKKEASSFFIPGENAKATESSYKVSLLIAKTGKAHSIGETLVKPAAKIMTEIMLGEKANKEIHKIPLSNDIVKKRITSMAENVKVQLVSQLQQSLYFSLQLDESTDIGNEANLLCFVRYIYCGEVHDEFLFCCPLPTNTTGEAIFNVANDFIVQN from the coding sequence ATGGGTCTGTGGCTCAAGACAGGCTCACTtacaaagaaaaaaactgaattccAGAACAACAACCAAGACAGCACTGGCCTTAAAGAAGAAAGAAATTATACTAACAGTGCAACTCAGCTCAAGCTACTGGAGGCAGGCGCAGATGCCATGGACGAAGGGAACACCGCTGACAAAAACCAAAGCAGTACAGATGCCTCGGTTACCACTGTAGGGCACAAGCAAACACACCAAGAAACTGCCAAAAAGAAGCGTAAATACTGCAGTGATTACTTGAAACTTGGATTTTTTTGGCAAGACAACAGTGAGGATCCTATCCCACAGTGTGTTTTGTGCTATGAAACATTAGCTAATGAGGCTATGAAACCATCAAAGCTCAGAAGACATTTCCAGTCCACACataaggaatatgtgggaaaacccatagatttttttcaaagaaaatgtaatgaacttgatattcacagaaaaaaggaagcttcatctttttttatacCTGGAGAAAATGCAAAGGCCACTGAATCTTCATACAAAGTGTCGTTATTAATTGCAAAAACAGGAAAGGCGCATTCCATAGGCGAGACTTTGGTCAAACCAGCAGCCAAGATAATGACAGAGATCATGCTTGGAGAAAAGGCTAATAAAGAAATACACAAGATACCTTTGTCCAACGACATTGTCAAGAAAAGGATAACGTCAATGGCTGAAAATGTGAAAGTTCAGCTGGTGTCACAATTACAGCAGAGTCTGTATTTTTCACTACAGCTGGACGAGTCCACAGATATAGGGAACGAGGCAAATCTTTTGTGCTTTGTTAGGTACATTTACTGTGGGGAAGTACATGATGAATTTCTTTTCTGTTGTCCTCTTCCTACAAACACAACAGGAGAGGCTATCTTTAATGTAGCTAACGATTTTATTGTCCAAAATTAA
- the LOC137645253 gene encoding zinc finger BED domain-containing protein 5-like produces MTGKLRGLVSRVQSIVPQVKATHCCIHREQLAVKHMPTCLKTALEEALKIVNFIKGKALNTRLFTVLCEEMGSEHTKLLYHTEVRWLTRGKVLSRLFELREEVQIFLYERHDLYNRMHDTQWLTKLAYLSDIFSTLNGLNLSLQRKDTTIFKVQDKIQATRMKLDLWCGRIDRKDFESFPSLADFLFTSKEELDSDATQAFKAHLQALHLELGKYFEEPDPSFEWIRNPFVTDKVDIEKVSVNLSSKEADNLVEIATSGTLKILFRERSLTNFWAQVQL; encoded by the coding sequence ATGACTGGTAAACTAAGGGGCCTAGTGAGTCGGGTACAAAGCATTGTACCACAGGTAAAGGCAACACATTGTTGCATTCACCGTGAACAACTTGCTGTGAAACATATGCCTACCTGTCTTAAAACAGCTCTGGAAGAGGCATTAAAAATTGTCAATTTCATCAAAGGGAAAGCATTGAACACCCGCTTATTTACAGTTCTGTGTGAAGAGATGGGAAGCGAACACACAAAACTCCTTTACCATACAGAGGTTCGCTGGCTGACACGGGGAAAAGTTCTTTCCCGTCTCTTTGAACTTCGTGAGGAAGTGCAAATTTTCTTGTATGAACGTCATGACCTCTATAATCGAATGCATGACACCCAGTGGCTCACAAAGCTGGCATACCTGTCTGATATTTTCAGTACACTAAACGGATTGAATCTGTCTTTGCAAAGAAAAGATACTACCATCTTTAAAGTGCAGGACAAAATACAGGCAACACGAATGAAGCTGGACTTGTGGTGCGGCCGCATTGACCGCAAAGATTTTGAGTCTTTTCCTTCATTAGCAGATTTCCTGTTCACTTCCAAGGAAGAGCTAGATAGTGACGCAACACAAGCTTTCAAAGCCCATCTGCAAGCCCTTCACTTagagttaggaaaatattttgaagaaccagACCCAAGCTTTGAGTGGATTAGAAATCCATTTGTTACAGATAAAGTAGATATAGAAAAGGTCAGTGTCAACCTGTCATCAAAAGAGGCTGATAATCTTGTCGAGATTGCAACAAGTGGGACACTGAAGATCCTATTCAGGGAAAGAAGTTTGaccaatttttgggctcaagtccagCTTTGA